In Verrucomicrobiia bacterium, a single window of DNA contains:
- a CDS encoding POT family MFS transporter has translation MAHTKYLTAPIKTDKMPPGVPYIVGNEAAERFSYYGMNSILVFFMTHYLLNAQHQPDHMTGAEAEAWYHTFVSFVYFLPLFGAFLADAVLGKYRTILYVSIIYCFGHLALAVNHTRLGLAIGLALIAIGAGGIKPCVSANVGDQFGASNQHLLPRVFSWFYFSINFGSAFSTLLIPWLLDPFQAPTAWAAKLPGWLIAFLQRIHGPDIAFGTPGLLMAVATIIFWLGRKKFVHLPPAGLRPYVREIFQRENLKALGNLLILVPFVAVFWALWQQNFSSWVLQSEHMNRHLFGIDWKPEQIQTVNPIFILIMLPLFSYVVYPLVGRVFRLTPLRKIGIGLFVTALSFAIVGWIQVRIDAGAAPHITWQILAFLVLTMAEVLVSVTHLEFSYTQAPKKMKSLVMCAYLGAVSVGNVFTAAVNFLIQNPDHTVKLKGASYFFFFTAVMFVTALLFVFCARFYKGKTYIQDEA, from the coding sequence ATGGCCCACACCAAATACCTCACCGCCCCCATTAAGACCGACAAAATGCCCCCGGGGGTTCCCTATATTGTGGGCAACGAGGCGGCCGAGCGCTTCAGCTATTACGGGATGAACAGCATCCTGGTGTTTTTCATGACGCATTATCTGCTCAATGCGCAACATCAGCCGGACCACATGACAGGGGCAGAGGCCGAGGCCTGGTATCACACGTTTGTCTCTTTCGTCTATTTCCTGCCTCTTTTCGGAGCGTTTCTTGCCGATGCTGTCCTGGGTAAATACCGCACCATCCTGTATGTCTCGATTATTTACTGCTTCGGCCACTTGGCGCTGGCGGTCAACCATACTCGACTGGGTTTGGCAATTGGCTTGGCATTAATCGCAATCGGCGCGGGTGGCATCAAGCCATGTGTCAGCGCCAACGTAGGGGATCAATTCGGCGCGTCTAACCAACATCTTCTGCCGCGAGTGTTCAGTTGGTTCTACTTTTCCATCAATTTCGGATCCGCCTTTTCCACCCTCCTGATTCCCTGGCTGCTGGACCCTTTCCAGGCGCCCACGGCATGGGCCGCAAAACTGCCAGGATGGCTCATTGCGTTTCTCCAGAGAATCCACGGACCCGACATCGCCTTTGGGACACCGGGGCTGTTGATGGCCGTCGCCACGATCATCTTCTGGCTTGGGCGCAAGAAATTCGTTCACCTCCCGCCGGCGGGGCTGCGGCCTTATGTGCGGGAAATTTTTCAACGCGAGAACCTGAAGGCCTTGGGCAATCTCCTGATACTGGTGCCCTTCGTGGCGGTCTTCTGGGCATTATGGCAGCAAAACTTTTCCTCGTGGGTGCTGCAATCCGAGCACATGAACCGCCACCTGTTTGGGATTGATTGGAAACCGGAGCAAATCCAGACAGTTAATCCCATTTTTATCCTGATCATGCTCCCGCTGTTTTCCTACGTCGTCTATCCGCTGGTTGGGCGAGTTTTTCGTTTAACGCCTTTGCGGAAGATTGGCATCGGGTTATTCGTCACCGCGCTGTCCTTTGCCATCGTGGGTTGGATTCAGGTCCGCATCGACGCCGGGGCCGCGCCTCATATCACGTGGCAAATATTGGCTTTTCTCGTCCTGACCATGGCCGAGGTGCTGGTCTCGGTCACCCACCTCGAATTCTCCTACACCCAGGCCCCTAAGAAGATGAAATCCCTGGTGATGTGCGCCTACCTGGGCGCGGTATCCGTGGGCAACGTCTTCACCGCCGCGGTCAATTTCCTGATTCAAAACCCGGACCATACCGTTAAGCTCAAAGGCGCCAGCTATTTCTTTTTCTTTACAGCCGTCATGTTTGTGACGGCTCTTCTTTTTGTCTTTTGTGCCCGATTTTACAAAGGCAAGACCTATATTCAGGACGAGGCGTAG
- a CDS encoding DNA translocase FtsK, protein MARKTSTNSAHGFNDVIGIVLMGLAVLLLASLLSYDPHDIEENIQPTNPSVHNWIGPFGARMAFYWVHWVGAAAYEVPPLLLLIGFGCFFDTFAYLRRRWAWSMALFLCCMGLLDLYRDYLGLLQRNLNEIPGGLLGQGMNQFLFGYFGRVGATILFLMLAFISLLYLTNFKLGGWIRALWAARPAAALTPLEEQTLERRARELQKQKKQLEEEVARSGLGADMQPVPEPTVRDLSVPQSKAVRAKKPGVSEPPTAPSHYEGDVIPAREVAAATTGDVLGRKAEPDGAASDGKPAPAKGEPATAEKGPADEKDGQAKTEADGSGPAAGAPPATRAKPKKPKPITVASTPMIGNYQLPPMDFLQHPDPSVKPTESKEELMANARLMQQTLAQFDIEVSLGDITKGPTITRYELHPAPGVKLEKITALNNNIAAVLKAERIHILAPVPGKSSVGVEVPNAVKTKVIMRDLLESEEWRTTRAKIPLALGKDVYGNPIVADLAEMPHLLIAGSTGSGKSVCINAIICSLLYRFSPDQLRFVMIDPKVVELQHYNRLPHLVVPVVTDPKKVILALRWVVNEMEKRYQIFARVGARNIGSFNSRPKNKPLPPKELELPLMAKKEKVEPGSDGFAVEVDEEIVVPREEDIVIPEKLSYIVVIIDELADLMLVAPADVEMAIARITQMARAAGIHCIVATQRPSVDVITGVIKANIPARIAFQVAAKVDSRTILDAMGADKLLGKGDLLYLPPGSAKLIRAQGSLITDQEIQGVVDFIAHQAKPSYELEIHQQLSKPSSSFDDESGIDEDEEIIQQCIEVIRSEQKASVSLLQRRLRLGYGRAARIMDELENRGIVGPSKGAEPRDILIDLDGTGADGQGAAV, encoded by the coding sequence ATGGCGCGCAAAACATCGACCAACTCCGCCCATGGATTCAACGACGTGATCGGCATCGTCCTGATGGGGCTGGCGGTATTATTGCTGGCGTCCCTGCTGTCTTATGACCCGCATGATATTGAGGAGAACATCCAGCCCACCAACCCCTCGGTGCATAATTGGATTGGGCCTTTTGGCGCGCGAATGGCCTTTTATTGGGTGCACTGGGTTGGGGCTGCCGCTTATGAAGTGCCTCCGCTGTTGCTGCTGATTGGGTTTGGTTGCTTTTTCGACACATTCGCTTACCTGCGCAGGCGCTGGGCCTGGTCCATGGCCTTGTTTCTCTGCTGCATGGGGCTTCTCGATTTATACCGTGATTATCTCGGATTGCTGCAACGCAACCTCAACGAAATCCCAGGCGGATTGCTGGGCCAGGGTATGAACCAATTCCTATTTGGTTATTTCGGACGTGTCGGGGCAACGATCTTGTTTTTGATGCTCGCATTTATCAGTCTGCTGTACCTGACCAATTTCAAGCTCGGCGGATGGATACGCGCCCTGTGGGCTGCGCGTCCGGCAGCGGCCCTGACTCCCCTCGAGGAACAGACCCTGGAACGGCGCGCGCGCGAACTGCAGAAACAAAAGAAACAGCTCGAAGAGGAAGTCGCCCGGTCCGGTTTAGGCGCCGACATGCAGCCGGTGCCAGAACCCACCGTTCGCGACTTGAGCGTTCCCCAGAGTAAAGCAGTGCGCGCGAAAAAACCGGGTGTGTCTGAGCCTCCCACAGCTCCTTCTCATTATGAAGGGGACGTCATTCCTGCGCGGGAAGTCGCGGCTGCCACCACAGGGGACGTCCTTGGCCGAAAGGCTGAACCCGATGGGGCAGCGAGCGATGGCAAGCCCGCGCCGGCCAAAGGCGAACCCGCCACGGCTGAGAAAGGCCCTGCGGATGAAAAAGACGGGCAGGCAAAGACCGAGGCGGATGGGTCAGGGCCGGCTGCTGGGGCGCCACCCGCCACGCGCGCCAAGCCGAAGAAGCCCAAGCCCATTACCGTCGCTTCCACGCCGATGATCGGCAATTACCAGTTGCCGCCAATGGATTTCCTCCAGCACCCGGACCCGAGCGTTAAGCCGACTGAATCCAAAGAGGAGCTGATGGCCAACGCCCGGCTCATGCAGCAGACTTTGGCGCAATTCGACATCGAGGTCTCCCTGGGCGATATCACCAAAGGCCCTACCATCACCCGTTACGAATTACACCCTGCCCCGGGGGTGAAATTGGAAAAGATTACCGCCCTCAACAACAACATCGCCGCAGTGCTCAAAGCCGAACGCATCCACATCCTGGCCCCCGTTCCGGGCAAGAGTTCTGTGGGCGTCGAAGTCCCAAACGCGGTAAAGACCAAGGTCATCATGCGCGACTTGCTCGAATCGGAAGAGTGGCGCACCACGCGCGCCAAGATTCCGCTGGCCCTGGGCAAGGATGTCTATGGCAATCCCATCGTAGCGGACCTGGCCGAGATGCCCCACCTGCTCATTGCCGGCAGCACCGGCTCAGGCAAGTCGGTTTGCATCAATGCCATCATCTGTTCCCTGCTTTACCGCTTCTCGCCCGACCAGCTCCGCTTCGTCATGATCGATCCCAAAGTGGTTGAACTGCAGCATTACAACCGCCTGCCGCACCTGGTTGTGCCGGTGGTGACTGACCCCAAGAAAGTCATCCTGGCCCTGCGCTGGGTTGTCAACGAAATGGAGAAACGTTACCAGATTTTTGCCCGCGTAGGCGCCCGCAATATCGGCTCGTTTAACTCGCGCCCCAAAAACAAGCCGCTGCCGCCCAAAGAACTCGAATTGCCGTTGATGGCGAAAAAGGAAAAAGTGGAGCCCGGCTCGGACGGATTTGCCGTCGAGGTTGATGAAGAGATCGTGGTGCCGCGCGAGGAGGACATCGTCATCCCAGAAAAGCTGAGCTATATTGTAGTTATCATCGATGAATTGGCCGACCTGATGCTCGTCGCCCCGGCGGATGTCGAGATGGCCATCGCCCGGATTACCCAGATGGCGCGCGCCGCCGGCATTCACTGCATCGTGGCGACCCAGCGGCCCAGCGTGGATGTCATTACCGGCGTTATTAAAGCCAATATCCCCGCCCGCATCGCCTTCCAGGTGGCCGCTAAAGTTGATTCGCGCACCATCCTCGATGCCATGGGCGCCGACAAGTTGCTCGGCAAAGGCGACCTGCTTTACCTGCCGCCGGGTTCGGCAAAATTGATACGCGCCCAAGGCTCGCTGATTACCGACCAGGAAATCCAGGGTGTGGTGGATTTCATCGCGCACCAGGCAAAGCCGAGTTATGAACTGGAAATTCATCAGCAGCTTTCAAAGCCTTCGAGCAGTTTCGACGACGAAAGCGGGATCGACGAAGACGAAGAAATCATTCAGCAATGCATCGAGGTCATCCGCAGCGAGCAGAAGGCCAGCGTCTCGCTCCTGCAACGGCGGTTGCGTCTCGGATACGGCAGGGCCGCTCGCATCATGGATGAATTGGAAAACCGCGGTATTGTGGGCCCGAGCAAAGGGGCTGAGCCGCGGGACATCCTGATTGATTTGGACGGCACCGGAGCGGATGGGCAGGGGGCGGCGGTTTAG
- a CDS encoding DUF1328 domain-containing protein: MLRWAAIFLVIAIIAAILGFAGIAGAAASIAKFLFFLFIAVFVILLLVGIFAGRKLF, encoded by the coding sequence ATGTTGAGATGGGCTGCCATTTTCCTAGTCATCGCTATCATCGCGGCAATCCTTGGTTTTGCGGGAATAGCCGGAGCAGCGGCTTCCATCGCGAAGTTCCTTTTTTTCCTGTTCATTGCCGTGTTTGTCATTCTGCTGCTGGTGGGGATATTTGCGGGGCGGAAGCTCTTTTAA
- a CDS encoding ABC transporter permease translates to MQVSVQSAGAVATEIQEHPEGRVSLVLRGRLDVRSTGVLWRELEKRLAPLRIRSLEVDATHLDLQGGIGIALLRYLSEGGMTPGAQVVVRGLNDGARKLLETFTAEDFRAYRPHRPPKVSLPEEVGRVTRALLQDVREQTTFIGAVAAALPDVLLHPKRLRWGEIKRLMETAGANALPVIGLFSWLVGLVLALESARPLEQLGAQIFIADLIGFSAIRDTGPLVTAVLLAGRSASAFAAELGTMKVNEELDALKTMGLEPVRFLVVQRVIASVLLTPLLALYAMVLGIIGGVMVMRFMGFPPLMIYHQLIGRVGLGASWWASIRASSSASLLAASDVCAACKQNTERRPSGIRRPAPSWPAWFLSFWLIRSIQPQTTFWPPGHERPRGHYHRG, encoded by the coding sequence ATGCAGGTGTCTGTTCAATCGGCTGGAGCAGTGGCCACCGAAATTCAAGAGCATCCGGAAGGCCGCGTCAGTTTGGTGCTGCGTGGACGCTTGGATGTGCGGAGCACTGGGGTTTTATGGAGGGAACTGGAAAAGCGCCTTGCGCCATTGCGCATCCGCTCTCTGGAGGTGGATGCCACACACCTGGACCTCCAGGGCGGCATTGGTATCGCTCTGCTGCGCTATCTGAGCGAAGGGGGCATGACCCCCGGCGCGCAGGTCGTGGTGCGCGGCCTCAATGACGGCGCCCGCAAACTCCTGGAAACCTTCACCGCCGAGGATTTCCGCGCTTATCGCCCGCATCGCCCGCCCAAGGTCAGCCTGCCGGAAGAGGTTGGGCGAGTAACCCGGGCTCTGCTGCAGGATGTACGCGAACAAACCACATTCATCGGAGCTGTTGCCGCGGCGCTTCCGGACGTTCTGCTGCATCCCAAAAGGCTGCGTTGGGGTGAGATTAAACGGCTCATGGAGACCGCCGGCGCCAATGCCTTGCCGGTAATTGGTTTGTTCAGTTGGCTCGTTGGCCTGGTCCTGGCTCTCGAGTCCGCCCGGCCCCTCGAGCAGCTTGGCGCCCAGATTTTCATTGCTGACCTGATCGGCTTCTCGGCCATTCGCGATACCGGCCCCCTCGTGACCGCTGTGCTGCTGGCGGGACGCTCCGCCTCGGCCTTTGCCGCTGAGTTGGGCACCATGAAGGTCAACGAGGAACTGGACGCCCTCAAGACAATGGGGCTTGAACCGGTCCGCTTCCTGGTGGTTCAGCGGGTCATCGCTTCGGTGCTCCTCACGCCGCTGCTGGCCCTTTATGCCATGGTGCTCGGAATCATTGGAGGCGTGATGGTCATGCGTTTCATGGGATTTCCTCCGCTCATGATTTACCACCAGTTAATCGGGCGCGTCGGGTTGGGCGCATCGTGGTGGGCATCAATAAGAGCCTCATCTTCGGCGTCATTGTTGGCAGCGTCGGATGTTTGCGCGGCTTGCAAACAAAACACGGAGCGCAGGCCGTCGGGCATTCGACGACCCGCGCCGTCG